A region of Heteronotia binoei isolate CCM8104 ecotype False Entrance Well chromosome 2, APGP_CSIRO_Hbin_v1, whole genome shotgun sequence DNA encodes the following proteins:
- the RWDD3 gene encoding RWD domain-containing protein 3 isoform X1 yields the protein MSELALEELSAIAAIYCGQGECEVLHVSETEGISFRIQTSVKGPLETDVLLKLLFSLPINYPSTLPNISVHSEQLTRTQCMAMKERLLEEAKRHFSQPMVHELILWIQQNLKYIVEQDETSACSGKSTLSTKATTDEGVSTVLLHLDHMRAKGKYVKTVEKWCADLRLTGRVMFMGKMIFILLQGDKSSIKEYMVLQKTSKVDVDSSGKKCKEKMISVLFETKAQADDRRFQTFEVKEYSALDAFQSEFEAVGLAELFTEFVLPRLK from the exons ATGTCGGAGTTGGCTCTGGAGGAGCTCTCTGCGATCGCCGCTATTTATTGTGGGCAGGGTGAATGTGAAGTGCTGCATGTATCAG AGACTGAAGGAATCTCATTTAGGATTCAGACCAGTGTGAAAGGACCTTTGGAGACAGATGTATTGTTGAAGCTGTTGTTTTCTTTACCAATCAATTACCCATCAACCTTGCCGAATATCTCTGTCCACTCTGAACAGCTTACAAGGACACAGTGTATGGCGATGAAAGAGAGATTACTTGAAGAAGCAAAGAGACATTTTTCACAACCCATGGTACATGAGCTGATTCTCTGGATACAACAGAATCTAAAGTACATTGTTGAGCAAGACGAAACTTCAGCCTGCAGTGGGAAAAGTACTCTGTCAACAAAAGCAACTACAGACGAAGGTGTATCGACTGTCCTTTTGCATTTAGATCACATGAGAGCTAAAGGAAAATATGTCAAAACAGTGGAAAAATGGTGTGCAGATCTGAGGCTCACTGGAAGAGTGATGTTCATGGGCAAGATGATTTTTATTCTTCTTCAAGGAGACAAGAGCAGCATTAAG GAGTATATGGTTCTTCAGAAAACTAGCAAGGTAGATGTGGACTCAAGCGGGAAGAAGTGTAAAGAGAAAATGATTAGTGTACTCTTCGAAACAAAAGCACAGGCAGACGACAGAAG GTTCCAGACATTTGAAGTCAAAGAGTATTCAGCGCTGGATGCGTTCCAAAGTGAATTTGAGGCTGTGGGACTGGCAGAACTGTTCACCGAGTTTGTGCTGCCTCGGTTAAAATAA
- the RWDD3 gene encoding RWD domain-containing protein 3 isoform X2 yields the protein MSELALEELSAIAAIYCGQGECEVLHVSETEGISFRIQTSVKGPLETDVLLKLLFSLPINYPSTLPNISVHSEQLTRTQCMAMKERLLEEAKRHFSQPMVHELILWIQQNLKYIVEQDETSACSGKSTLSTKATTDEGVSTVLLHLDHMRAKGKYVKTVEKWCADLRLTGRVMFMGKMIFILLQGDKSSIKVPDI from the exons ATGTCGGAGTTGGCTCTGGAGGAGCTCTCTGCGATCGCCGCTATTTATTGTGGGCAGGGTGAATGTGAAGTGCTGCATGTATCAG AGACTGAAGGAATCTCATTTAGGATTCAGACCAGTGTGAAAGGACCTTTGGAGACAGATGTATTGTTGAAGCTGTTGTTTTCTTTACCAATCAATTACCCATCAACCTTGCCGAATATCTCTGTCCACTCTGAACAGCTTACAAGGACACAGTGTATGGCGATGAAAGAGAGATTACTTGAAGAAGCAAAGAGACATTTTTCACAACCCATGGTACATGAGCTGATTCTCTGGATACAACAGAATCTAAAGTACATTGTTGAGCAAGACGAAACTTCAGCCTGCAGTGGGAAAAGTACTCTGTCAACAAAAGCAACTACAGACGAAGGTGTATCGACTGTCCTTTTGCATTTAGATCACATGAGAGCTAAAGGAAAATATGTCAAAACAGTGGAAAAATGGTGTGCAGATCTGAGGCTCACTGGAAGAGTGATGTTCATGGGCAAGATGATTTTTATTCTTCTTCAAGGAGACAAGAGCAGCATTAAG GTTCCAGACATTTGA